Proteins encoded together in one Lathyrus oleraceus cultivar Zhongwan6 chromosome 5, CAAS_Psat_ZW6_1.0, whole genome shotgun sequence window:
- the LOC127080866 gene encoding uncharacterized protein LOC127080866, protein MEDTFSWISVGSGFTGLARPFEKICSDIHVTVPSALKATFDSMLHISNTYIVTNFLSLPNDLMFKTSEHQFIIRFTTGTSVSDVSKYKIARKKLNIKPFVDIITGKWKKDLLIDVIGLVEEIGYTQLTSGSKKQQVNIILKDLGNNTLNCTLWESYVVKFMNYIQTKKDGGPTIMLLQIPKDYHVGSSSQLISTQSNMWSQNSFGSQLTSYDKFMSQATNLSLGDIVKLHDLIWCVTVATTYKPKASGNVWYYQACHKCPKVAKGSSPPYICVDNHSTETEILRCKIEIEVVDNSSNVIFVFWDRECTELLEISVAQLRQTMVEDDIHDPLEFPFVLDQLLGHEFAFKINEGVFEVALAEEWNVINVFLTTEKHKAPPITPLNSGKRGAHHGSSESLTLKEIVEGEQSSTRICRKHVKLEKK, encoded by the exons ATGGAGGATACTTTCAGTTGGATTAGTGTTGGTTCAG GATTTACGGGATTGGCAAGGCCTTTTGAAAAGATTT GCTCTGATATTCATGTCACTGTGCCATCCGCACTAAAAGCAACATTTGATTCAATGTTACATATAAGCAATACTTACATTGTGACTAACTTTCTGTCATTACCCAATGATTTAATGTTCAAAACTTCAGAACATCAGTTTATCATTAGATTTACAACTGGAACTTCTGTGTCGGATGTAAGCAAATATAAAATTGCTAGAAAAAAGCTCAACATCAAACCATTTGTTGATATTATTACTGGAAAATGGAAGAAGGATTTGTTAATAG ATGTTATTGGACTAGTTGAAGAGATAGGGTATACCCAACTGACTTCAGGAAGCAAGAAACAACAAGTCAACATTATTTTGAAAGATCTTGG GAACAACACCTTGAATTGTACCCTATGGGAGTCCTATGTTGTGAAATTCATGAACTACATTCAAACTAAAAAAGATGGTGGTCCAACTATAATGTTATTACA GATACCTAAGGACTACCATGTTGGTAGTTCAAGTCAACTTATTAGTACACAATCTAATATGTGGTCACAAAACTCTTTTGGTTCTCAACTCACATCTTATGATAAGTTCATGTCACAAGCTACGAATCTTAGTCTGGGGGATATTGTAAAACTTCATGAT TTGATTTGGTGTGTCACGGTAGCCACTACTTATAAACCGAAAGCATCTGGAAACGTCTGGTATTACCAAGCATGCCACAAGTGTCCAAAAGTAGCTAAAGGCAGTTCTCCACCTTATATATGTGTTGATAATCATTCAACAGAAACTGAAATATTGAG GTGCAAAATCGAGATTGAAGTAGTTGATAATAGTAGTAATGTGATTTTCGTGTTTTGGGACCGTGAATGTACTGAACTGTTGGAAATTTCAGTTGCTCAACTTCGTCAAACCATGGTTGAG GATGATATTCATGATCCACTAGAGTTTCCATTTGTACTTGATCAGTTGCTTGGACATGAATTTGCATTTAAA ATAAATGAGGGTGTATTTGAGGTTGCATTAGCTGAAGAATGGAATGTCATAAAT GTTTTTTTAACTACTGAAAAACACAAAGCACCGCCTATCACTCCATTAAATTCTGGGAAAAGGGGTGCACATCATGGTTCAAGCGAGTCATTGACTTTGAAAGAAATTGTTGAAGGAGAACAATCTTCAACAAGGATATGTAGAAAACATGTCAAGTTGGAGAAGAAATAA